A region of the Esox lucius isolate fEsoLuc1 chromosome 10, fEsoLuc1.pri, whole genome shotgun sequence genome:
CAGTCATAACCCACTAACCCCAGACACAATCCTCCTTCACAAACGCACACGGTAACAGGTTGTGAGACCACAGACAAACTGACAGTCCAGAATGGTAGATTGGCAACTAGTACATTGTTACAGGGTTCctgcattacatttaaaatatcttcttctttttgtttttttccaaggtcctgtggggagagacagagacagggacttTTGTGAGAAGACGGCTGTACAAAGGAGATGACGACTCCATGTAatagtgattgtgtgtgtgtgtgtgtgtgtttgtgtgtgtgggcgtttTGTACCTGGACGCGTCTAGTTTCTGCTGCTCCAGCAGCCTCTGCTGTGCCTCCCAGCTGTTCTTCTCCTCCTCGTACTGACGTCTCTTCTCCTCCAACTCCTTGTGCTGGGCCTCCAGGTTCTTCTTCATCTGCTCGTGGCGTCGCTGGAGCTGCAGGAGGACGGTTTGTTCCATTAGCAAGGCGAGACATGTGCACGTGTGAGTGAGCATGGTGCAGTCACAGCAATGACCGCAATACACATCTCATCCCTCTTGCTTTAGCTGGTAAATAAatgacctacactcacctaaaggattattaggaacatcatactaatacggtgtttgaccctctttcgccttcagaactgccttaattctacgtggcattgattcaacaaggtgctgaaagcattctttagaaatgttggcccatattgataggatagcatcttgcagttgatggagatttgtgggatgcacatccagggcacgaagctcccgttccaccacatcccaaagatgctctattgggttgagatctggtgactgtgggggccatttcagtacagtgaactcattgtcatgttcaagaaacccatttgaaatgattcgagctttgtgacatggtgcattatcctgctggaagtagccatcagaggatgggtacaagGCGGTCATAAAGGgacggacatggtcagaaacaatgctcaggtaggccgtggcatttaaatgatgcccaattggcactaatggGCCTAAGGTGTGCCAAGATAACATCCCTCctccttccagtcttcaactgtccaattttggtgagctcgtgcaaattgtagcctctttttcctatttgtattggagatgaatggtacccggtggggtcttctgctgttgtagcccatccgcctcaaggttgtgcgtgttgtggcttcacaaatgctttgctgcatacctcggttgtaacaagtggttatttcagtcaaagttgctcttcaatcagcttgaatcagtcggcccattctcctctgacctctagcatcaacaaggcattttcgcccacaggactggatactggatgtttttcccttttcacaccattctttgtaaaccctagaaatggatGTGCTAgcatcccagtaactgagcagattgtgaaatacgctcaaaattgctttaaatcacctttctttcccattctgacattcagtttggagttcaggagattgtcttgaccaggaccacaccgctaaatgcattgaagcaactgccatgtgattggttgattagataattgcattaatgagaaattgaacaggtgttcctaataatcctttaggtgagtgtatatgatcTATTGGTCCACTGGTTTCCATTACATCTCACCCCTCTTGCTTTAGCTGGTAAATAAATGACTTCTATGATCTATTGGTCCACTGGATTCCATTAAAGAAATACTGGTtccattaaaagaaataaaagcaaaTGTGGTCAAATCTTTATGGTGAATCTACAGTTGCATCACAATGGCACAAATGTTGGcataagattttgcttacactcctctcaccgcctgatttatgaagctgtgcgtacctttaaaatacacgtgtacgcaatacctgcccttgaaaaatgccgcggctgaaaacgatcgtcattagaataacacgcccctatatattcaagtctccgcttcccccacgccctcattttacgccatggacacacggaagacggcaaaaaagagaaacttctctgacgtggagattgagacgatcaccagggaggtagaaagaaataaaattgttttatttggcagtttaaaaagcggaataaaagatgtgatgtggagtaccattcattcacattaataattgcatgacaatttgtaatattcgtcttattattttatgatatttattattaatgatgtttattgttatttagaagaagaatgtcgttattattattatttctattattattattatttaaaagaagaagaatgtcatttttattattttgtcagtctgaactatattttggtcattaaaagccttttattactgaacccagtccgtgcgcaactgccgggcctaaccctgaaacgtcatgtaaagcgcacaggctcgcatctgaaggaatacatataaatcaaatgctttggtaaagtcacacaaattaaacattgaagtccatgttgcacaaaaataaacactgaagtttgtaattattatgttgttgttgttttttttttacagtgggtcataatatatcatattttttagtttgtcagtgcgttatgATTtatcaaaacgtgcgtacaccacctcctgagctggcgtaggatttgagagtgccgtacgccaacgtccatattgataaatctcaaagtcaccgtggttttgggtgtacgctggaaatttggtgtacgcacttttgataaatgagggccaatgtgtacAGGACAACTTTAGCCAAATGATTTACACGTAGATTTTTTGCTTGTTACTAGTATTACATTATGAATAGGAgctttgttttggtggaaaCCACCCTTATATCTTTGACTCAAATAGACCCTGACACAGGGCTATAGACTGCCACCTCTGTTAGAGCCTCAAGGacaattttctaaaatgtacttgaagttttcttttttaaatgattttatttGTGCTGACTGAGTGTGTTAATATATTGTCCCCCAGTGGCACCCAGACATacagggggacagacagacgatGACAGTAGGTCAGAGTGGTTTATTGGTGTGCTGAGTGATTCACATACCTCTTGCTCAGAGTCTTTGAGCTTCTGGATCTTCTCCTTGACCTTCATCTCAAACACCTGttccatctccatctccatcttctTCATCTTGGCCACGtgctccctcctctcctcctccatctgtgCCAGGGGACTCCTGCCGAGAAACACACCGTCCGTCAGCCTGAAGCCTCGCGCACCAGCCCGGTCAGACTTTAGACTGCGGGCCGGGATGGATGTTTCATTCATCGTCTCTCTCGCATAAACGTGCGAAGAGGAGGGCAGAGGAAGGCCCAGTGGGCAGGGACCGTTTGAGTTAGTCAAGTCAAGCCACCGCGTCGCTTCAGTTAGTTAACACCACGTTGACACTGAGATCTACAGGTGTGAAGGCAGAGTGAAGCTTGGAAAGAAAGGCAGAGCCTAATCACAGAACAAATAGGGGTTTCCTGGAAGAATTTGAGGGGCCAATCTGCCAAGGACACAACAAAGACTTGCAAACTGGGCTGTTTGTCGGATTGCCTttgaatattataatttttgtgatattgttgGGGGTCCCTGTACAGCACAAATAACATTGCAATCCAGGGGGGAGCGGAAATCGAAAAGAGACAGAGTAGGAAATGAGCCAACTTGAGAGGTTCTTTAAGAACTGAAAGTACACTTACATGCCGTCACTTGTGTcaaatctttaaaaaacaaaacacaaacaaacaaacagacacttaGCATGCATGATATAATGAAGACCATGCATTAGAGAGATATTAGCTAGCGGGTGATTACTGTGACTGTGATTACTGTTACATTAAGGTTCTCTGTGCTCGGCTGTGATTTAGCAGTGGCTCTGGCTTATGTGACTGTGTTAGATTTAGAttcttggctgtgtgtgtgtgattgacaaGGGGGAGAAGACACTGTGTTCGTGCAGGGCCTTGTCTCCTATGTCCACTCTGATCCTGAACAACTGGTCCCCAATCAGCCATCTGTGATGGTCACTCACTTAGTCATGGGCCCCTTGTTCTTGTTGTTGTCCACTCCGTTGTAGGTGACCGCTGCCAGTTTCCTACTGCGGTAGTTCTCGTAGTGGACGTTGTTGGTCACGTCCTTTAGGTCCTGCATGTGGGTTCTGGAACAAAGGGTGTCAAAGTATCGAGCTGATTTCTTAAGTGAACGGCAGGTAGAACAGCTCCCCCGCTTCAGTTGGAGTGAACGTGTTTCCAAATAAAGAACCGTATCAATTGAAACTAGCCACATGAACACACAGGACTAAAACACACGGGTCAGGATGAGGCACTGGTGCCGGCTTCCGCTATGTTGCAGATGAGTGTTATAGCTGTACCTGATCAGCATGTTCCTCAGGATGGTGAAGTCACAGTGCTCTCCATTTTCCACTGTGGATTACAAAGACAAAGTAAGGAGATGAGAACGCCTGGGTGTAGACGGGACAGATCGCCTGGGTGTAGACGGGACAGAACGCCTGGGTGTAGACGGGACAGAACGCCTGGGTGTAGACGGGACAGAACGCCTGGGTGTAGACGGGACAGAACGCCTGGGTGTAGACGGGACAGAACGCCTGGGTGTAGACGGGACAGAACGCCTGGGTGTAGACGGGACAGAACGCCTGGGTGTAGACGGGACAGAACGCCTGGGTGTAGACGGGACAGAACGCCTGGGTGTAATACTGGCAGCGGCCACAGTGTGGTGCCAGACTCCCTTCCACATAGTAGTTCCCCTGAGGTTTGGGCCTGAATGCTGTGTAGTGGATCACGTAGCCGAAGACTGCCCTCTTTCTCGCCCTCTCTATATTTATACACTTACATAGTCCCAGAAACATTTTCGGTATTCCATAACCAACTCTCTGCGGGCAGGCATCATGCAACCGCCACCGAAGTGCTCTAGCAGCAATAATAACAGTGCTGTTCGACCAGTTACGagtgcatacacacaccacacgcgTGCACACCTCTTTAAGTGTTACAGGTAGATGGAGATAAAGAGCTGTATCATTAAAGAATGGCAGAGTTCAAGTAGGATTAATCTGTCAACCACCTGGGCCAGCATAGAATTCGGGTCACTGGAGTTGAGGTTTAGGATGTGTTCACGTTTGTCAGTGTGCGACCTGACTTCTGTGACGACTGCTGGGATCATCTTAAAGTTCAGAGGATCTCCCCCTATACAGGTCTAAGTTGGCAGTCGATTCCATTCAAACCGTACAGTGGTTAAATGGCGACGAAAAGAGGATGTCCAGTGAGTACCCGTGTCATTTAGAATGACTCATCTTTTTAATTGAGTTCTGCAGAGGAGTTTGAAAAAGGTAATGAAAGGGAGAAGTGTTAAATGGTGAACCAGTCGTCTTTTAAATTGATCATTTCTTAGTGCTCCATCCCTGTGCACTTATCTTTCTTAGTTGGATCAATGTGATTCTTCTTTTTATTCCTCTCAGGGTTTCAGAGGTAGCGGAGATATTTCATGGCAAGCCTTGCTTAAGCACGCATGCAGCTTCCTGTCTGTCTAGGATCAAAGAAGTGAAAAGTCATATCCTGTTGAGCAGAACATCAGTCTGCAACATGCGTGTATCAAACATAACCTGAGAACTGTGCCGTTTGTCTGTTCAGAACATTCCAGGGCCATGACGTCACCAGCAGACAGATAACGTAAAGTCTCAGGTGGCGGGCGTCTGTTTACACggttggacacacacacgcgtccgggcacagacacacagggccAGGGATAACGAGTCAGTACCCCGGTCAACCGTGGGGCACCGGGCCAGAGGAATGACGCAGATTTGAGCATGACTAGTGTTGAAATGTGGATGCCCTTTTCAGAGCCATTTAAACGGCTGTAGGTAAGGTAAAATGAGCGCTCTAGACCTGAAGGGAAAGCAGAACTGACCTGACCTCACACTTCCCCCAGCCCATATATCCACAGCAGCTATGTGCAGAGAGTAGCGTGTTAAACCCGCGGTCATGTCCCTCGGATGCTTGCTACACATTACCTTTGAGTCAATCCCACAGATATGAAGGACAACAGTGGTTGTAATATCCAATAACACCCAGGGGGGCTGCTCTGTGTCCAGGGCGGTATCTgactgtgacctctgaccctcaCCTTCTGCAACGCCCCAGGGGTACTGCCTCCCACGAACTCGCTTCTCGTTGACCACAATGATGGTGTTGCTACCGACAACGGCCAGCGGTAGGCGGTCCTGcgtggggaggaggagaggcatGTTACAGAGCTGACCCGTAGACCGCCCAACTACAGCATCTCCCTCATTGACACCAACTCGGAATCCAAACCTTGATCTTCTTCACTATCTTGTTCTCTTCCTCGTCGTCCGTCTCCGGGAACTCGTAGATCTTGATTTTGTGCTCTGTGATCTCACGCATGATCTGGGGGGAAGGGGTAAAGAGAgtggtagaaagagagagaagtaagGACGGGGCAAGTTAATCTGGTTGCTTCAACATACCATACATTCTTAAACAGTAAAAGCATGCAGTCAGAAAGACACTGTATCAACTTAACTGTCCAATTACAATGTCTTAAATCATCTGACAGCGTGTTCACGGTATCCTTGGTGTTCACAGAAATGCCTCTAACCCAGCCTGTAGGGGAGAACTTTTATATTCCCCATAGCACTCAGCAGAAGAACATCCACATTTTGCCATTCTTATGCTACATTCAAccaccagagacagagagtgacaaaACTCATACACTATCAAAATTTCTATCCAAAATGCCTACAAAAAATTATAACTGCATGATCAATTTAATGTCACTAAAATCTGAAGAGATATGCAAATAACATCCTATGTAAGGATCAAAGAATAAGAAAAGATTGCTATTAACATAGTACTGACACAATAACCATAGACTAAACAGGATGACATTAAAACCACAGCACAGAGTCCATAACCCCTGTGGGTCAGGTGAACAAACACATCCTACTCCCCGGCACTGAAAACTGCCATAGAGATATTTACAGCAGATCTTCCTTCTGTGTAGCTCAGACGGTAGAACATACAACTCCAGGGTTGAGGGTTCAAATCCCACGGGGGccagaacaaaaaaattatttgatctgTACTGAATAAGCataagaatgtctgctaaatgacttaaatgtaaatgtctatCTAGGCCAGTGAGTCACAGACATCAATAGTGGTTCAGGCAGAAGGGTCAATCGATGCATCAGGAAGAGGAGACTGTGCCCAGCCTCCACACATCAGGAAGAGGAGACTGTGCCCAGCCTCCACACATCAGGAAGAGGAGACTGTGCCCAGCCTCCACACATCAGGAAGAGGAGACTGTGCCCAGCCTCCACACATCAGGAAGAGGAGACTGTGCCCAGCCTCCACACATCAGGAAGAGGAGACTGTGCCCAGCCTCCACACATCAGGAAGAGGAGACTGTGCCCAGCCTCCACACATCAGGAAGAGGAGACTGTGCCCAGCCTCCACACATCAGGAAGAGGAGACTGTGCCCAGCCTCCACACATCCTCAGTGAGTCACATCAGGAAGAGGAGACTGTGCCCAGCCTCCACACATCCTCAGTCAGTCTCATGCAGCCACTGGACATTAGTTAGTCACTAAATGTGCTCCCTCCCACACCAAAAGTCAGCACACCCAGCACTTTCTGTACAACCACAGTTTTGGGGACCACACTGTTACACatagggggaggggagggggctgagagaggaaggggggagAGCGAGAGGCACACCTGCTTCTTGAACTGTTGGCACTCCTCAGGAGTCATTGTGTCCGCTTTGGCGATGAGGGGAATAATGTTCACTTTTTCATGTAACCGTTTCATGAACTCTATATCAAGAGGCTTCAAcctggagagaggggagagaggagagagaggggagagaggggagagaggggagagaggggagagaggggagagaggggagagaggggagagaggggagagaggggagagaggggagagaggggagaggagagagaggggagaggagagagaggggggaggagagagatgggggagagaggggagagagggggggtcaGAAGAcaaagaggggggagagaagagagaggggcaAGTAGAGAtataagagagaaagaaaaacaggtttTGAATTAATTTTAACGGAGGGCATGAGGGACCAGGTTGAGCTTGTTGGCTCTACACGGGATGGAGGACTAGAACAACTCTGGTTTCCCAGCTTGGCCGACACCAGggccaaaaaacaaaacatttcttctcCATTGCTGCTGAAACTGCACATCCGGCCGGCCCACAACATTCTAAATCTACTAAACAGCACAGGATTCTTCTGTTCTGCCTGCCTGAAAACTGCTCAAGGTTACAGGGGTATTTCATACAGTCTTACAGAGCCGGTCAGTTTGTGAAAGGAGATGCTGGTATTTCTAcagtaaataacatttaatccTGACATGCAGACAAACAGCTGTAGAGTATGCCCAAAGTCTCTGGCCTGGCTTGGTGTCCTTTGATGAATGTGGCTAGATTCATGTCTAACGAGGTAAACTGAGGTCTGACTGTCTTTGTCTCCATTTTGAAATCTcagcaaaacacacaacacaacacacacacacacacacacacacacacacactctttagGAATCTGCTTGAGGGGACTGCAAGTCTGCAAGTCTTACACGAACAATTGGACAATAGGCCCCAGCAAAATGTCTCCACAAGGTTGAGTTTTGTTAGCGGTGTTGCTAATGTCCAGTGCTCTGAGAGTCCCGGGGACACGGGGAGAGGCAGGAACAGATGTTTACAGTGAACAGAGCCATACGTACACTGCTTGTTCTTCGGAATGACCACAGCCAGCCAGTCcaggcacacagacaccagAACAATGACTCGGTCAGAGATACAGAGGCGCTGTGAGCCAAGACAGTGAGGAGAACTGGTATCCGGATTGGGGAGTGAGCTGGCCTGTCAGACGAGCCTTTTGTTCATGGAAGCAGAGAGCGGCCCGGCGGAGGGGGGGTGCCGTGGAACAGCAGAGACAGCTGTGTGTTGAGCAGAGCAAAGTACGGACCAGAGCCAAGACAGAGAAACTAAACCTCGGACAGGGAGCCCACCCGAGGACAGATTACACGCTGTCCCTGGGCGCCTCCCAACAGAGCCAGTACGGAGCAGAGGGCGGGACCAGGAGGACAGCCAGGCCTAAACCCCGAACGACAGATTGACTCCAGCCCAGGGAACAAGGGTGGGTGACCTGTAAACAGGTCTTAGGCTACGCATTAGTTCTACCATCCGTCTTTCCCTGGTCACTAATACCCAGAGGATATGAACTTCTCTCATCCGTTTGATGCTAATCTGCCCTGTTAAGGAATGGTCCCACAAGCCTCAGGTCTCAGTGAAAACTCTAAATGTGATTCTCAATCCCAAACGACAGACGGAATACACACCAGATTCTTCAACCCTTGGCTCATCGTACAGTGGCACAGTTTGTGCATGGAAGTCATTCCAGCTGCAGTACCTACCCGTGTCCGGAGGGGGCGATGAAGTAGAGGCAGCAGTGGACTCTGTTGTCGGGCATCTGCCGTCTGTTGACCCGGGACTCTGAGTTCAGATAGTCCTCAAACTTACTGTCGATGTAATCGATGACTGGCTGCCAGCTACAGGAGGACAGACACAACTCAATGTCAGGAAAGACTCCAGTCTCCATTCGCACAACACAGGAGACACATTGAGATGGAGAGATACCGGACCCTCTAGACACGGCTCGTCAGCCAGCCGTACCAGTTGCTGTTGTCCACAGCGTCCCCGAACCCCGGCGTGTCCACGATGGTGAGGAGCAGCTGgacccctccctccttcaccaGCACCTTCGACTGCTCCACCTGTCAGGGTGGAGAACACAGAGAAATGCATCGCGGCTAAGAAACGAGCAGAAATATCAGCACAAACCATCACAAACCATCACACGGAACGTTCCATCATGTATGGTTTATTTGCATATGGGCATTTACAAGCAGCGTGACTCTGAATGACCAATCAACAGATGCGTTGTGCCATAGTGTGTGAATAACCTATTACTATTACGAAAGGAAATGTGACAGTGTGGGCTCGGTTTCATGTACATTAATGTTGGCCTTTCGTTTACCTTTCTTCTGAGAATTTAGTTATCCAGAGAACCCCAGGTGAAAACAGGTGAACATAAATCAGAGagattgtatgtatgtatctgaGGAGGACTCCATCTGCTGGGTATTAAATGTTTGACCTTTGACACTGAGGGCTCTGGTAACACACGGTATAGCTGGCCACCTGGAAGTCCCAGTAGGGGGTCTTCAGAG
Encoded here:
- the sept7a gene encoding septin 7a isoform X2 encodes the protein MSNGERSVNEAPAIGNIMAQQKLLEGYVGFANLPNQVYRKSVKRGFEFTLMVVGESGLGKSTLINSLFLTDLYSPEYPGPSHRIKKTVQVEQSKVLVKEGGVQLLLTIVDTPGFGDAVDNSNCWQPVIDYIDSKFEDYLNSESRVNRRQMPDNRVHCCLYFIAPSGHGLKPLDIEFMKRLHEKVNIIPLIAKADTMTPEECQQFKKQIMREITEHKIKIYEFPETDDEEENKIVKKIKDRLPLAVVGSNTIIVVNEKRVRGRQYPWGVAEVENGEHCDFTILRNMLIRTHMQDLKDVTNNVHYENYRSRKLAAVTYNGVDNNKNKGPMTKSPLAQMEEERREHVAKMKKMEMEMEQVFEMKVKEKIQKLKDSEQELQRRHEQMKKNLEAQHKELEEKRRQYEEEKNSWEAQQRLLEQQKLDASRTLEKNKKKKIF
- the sept7a gene encoding septin 7a isoform X1, which codes for MSNGERSVNEAPAIGNIMAQQKLLEGYVGFANLPNQVYRKSVKRGFEFTLMVVGESGLGKSTLINSLFLTDLYSPEYPGPSHRIKKTVQVEQSKVLVKEGGVQLLLTIVDTPGFGDAVDNSNCWQPVIDYIDSKFEDYLNSESRVNRRQMPDNRVHCCLYFIAPSGHGLKPLDIEFMKRLHEKVNIIPLIAKADTMTPEECQQFKKQIMREITEHKIKIYEFPETDDEEENKIVKKIKDRLPLAVVGSNTIIVVNEKRVRGRQYPWGVAEVENGEHCDFTILRNMLIRTHMQDLKDVTNNVHYENYRSRKLAAVTYNGVDNNKNKGPMTKFDTSDGMSPLAQMEEERREHVAKMKKMEMEMEQVFEMKVKEKIQKLKDSEQELQRRHEQMKKNLEAQHKELEEKRRQYEEEKNSWEAQQRLLEQQKLDASRTLEKNKKKKIF
- the sept7a gene encoding septin 7a isoform X3, which produces MVVGESGLGKSTLINSLFLTDLYSPEYPGPSHRIKKTVQVEQSKVLVKEGGVQLLLTIVDTPGFGDAVDNSNCWQPVIDYIDSKFEDYLNSESRVNRRQMPDNRVHCCLYFIAPSGHGLKPLDIEFMKRLHEKVNIIPLIAKADTMTPEECQQFKKQIMREITEHKIKIYEFPETDDEEENKIVKKIKDRLPLAVVGSNTIIVVNEKRVRGRQYPWGVAEVENGEHCDFTILRNMLIRTHMQDLKDVTNNVHYENYRSRKLAAVTYNGVDNNKNKGPMTKFDTSDGMSPLAQMEEERREHVAKMKKMEMEMEQVFEMKVKEKIQKLKDSEQELQRRHEQMKKNLEAQHKELEEKRRQYEEEKNSWEAQQRLLEQQKLDASRTLEKNKKKKIF